Proteins from a genomic interval of Phenylobacterium sp. LH3H17:
- a CDS encoding GNAT family N-acetyltransferase, with translation MLKIGWLAKDDPAAFEAAFADMGWIKPAAQYERYLDEQTAGERPVLVARLDGAFAGYLTVRWESTYRPFRAMGIPEIQDFNVLPPFRRQGIGSRLMDAAEALIGERSPVAGIGVGLYPDYGPAQRLYVLRGYLPDGRGIAWNGTNVTPGQIVEVDDELALYFTKAL, from the coding sequence ATGCTGAAGATCGGTTGGCTTGCCAAGGATGATCCGGCGGCCTTCGAGGCGGCGTTCGCCGACATGGGGTGGATCAAGCCGGCCGCCCAGTACGAGCGCTATCTCGACGAGCAGACCGCCGGCGAGCGGCCCGTGCTGGTGGCTCGCCTGGACGGGGCCTTCGCGGGCTATCTGACCGTGCGCTGGGAATCCACCTACCGGCCGTTCCGGGCGATGGGGATTCCGGAGATCCAGGATTTCAACGTCCTACCCCCATTCCGCCGCCAGGGTATCGGCTCACGCCTGATGGACGCGGCCGAGGCCCTGATCGGCGAGCGTTCGCCGGTGGCCGGGATCGGGGTCGGTCTCTATCCGGACTACGGCCCGGCCCAGCGGCTCTACGTGCTGCGCGGCTATCTGCCGGACGGACGCGGCATCGCCTGGAACGGGACCAATGTCACGCCCGGCCAGATCGTCGAGGTGGACGACGAGCTGGCCCTCTATTTCACCAAGGCGCTCTAG